From Litoribacterium kuwaitense, a single genomic window includes:
- a CDS encoding YneB family resolvase-like protein, whose amino-acid sequence MNLVLYCRVSTEKKSQETSLDRQEEELRRAAESKGWTIIHVFKEQASGYEVNREGLFDCLDMLQTGEVDGLLITDDTRLGRGHAKMAIVHSLRKMKKPIYTLENDGELELSDADDMVLGILSVVEEYQRKLHNSKISRGMKRAVARGFTPQTNFSEPNANHSPGRKKKDVPLEEIIRLKKNGLTFRDIAATMRGMGYDISKATVNRRYRQYEEELIRKKQ is encoded by the coding sequence ATGAATTTAGTCTTATATTGCCGAGTAAGTACAGAAAAGAAAAGCCAAGAAACAAGCCTTGACCGACAAGAAGAAGAATTAAGACGTGCAGCAGAGAGTAAAGGATGGACTATTATCCATGTCTTTAAAGAACAGGCGAGTGGATATGAAGTCAATCGAGAAGGTCTATTCGATTGTCTCGATATGTTGCAGACGGGTGAAGTTGATGGTCTGCTGATTACTGATGATACGAGGCTAGGAAGAGGTCATGCTAAAATGGCAATTGTTCATTCGCTTAGAAAGATGAAAAAGCCAATTTATACGCTTGAAAACGATGGCGAGCTTGAACTTTCAGATGCGGATGATATGGTGTTAGGTATTCTATCAGTCGTCGAGGAATACCAAAGAAAGTTACATAATTCCAAAATTTCAAGAGGGATGAAACGTGCTGTTGCTCGCGGCTTTACGCCTCAAACCAATTTTAGTGAGCCAAATGCAAACCACTCTCCTGGAAGGAAAAAGAAGGACGTTCCATTAGAAGAAATTATCCGACTCAAAAAAAACGGGCTGACTTTTCGTGATATTGCGGCGACGATGCGGGGCATGGGTTATGATATTTCTAAAGCAACTGTGAACCGTAGATATCGTCAATATGAAGAAGAGTTAATCAGAAAAAAGCAATGA
- the lexA gene encoding transcriptional repressor LexA has product MKKLSKRQQAILDFIKENVQTKGYPPSVREIGEAVGLASSSTVHGHLARLEEKGMIRRDPTKPRAIEVLNLETDDAPQAPAISIPVIGKVTAGQPITAIENIEEYLPLPERLLPTDESVFILVIEGESMIEAGIYDGDYVVVKQQHTAQNGDIVVAMTEEDEATVKRFYKEKDYIRLQPENATMEPILLHDVSILGKVIGLYRTFH; this is encoded by the coding sequence ATGAAAAAACTTTCAAAAAGACAGCAAGCAATCCTTGATTTTATTAAGGAAAATGTACAAACCAAAGGGTATCCGCCTTCTGTAAGAGAAATTGGCGAGGCAGTTGGCTTAGCTTCAAGTTCGACGGTTCATGGACATTTAGCACGCTTAGAGGAAAAAGGAATGATTCGCCGCGATCCAACGAAACCGCGCGCAATTGAAGTTTTGAACTTGGAGACTGATGACGCACCACAAGCACCAGCAATCTCAATTCCAGTCATCGGAAAAGTCACCGCTGGACAGCCAATTACTGCAATTGAAAACATTGAGGAGTATTTACCGCTACCTGAAAGGCTTCTCCCAACAGATGAATCGGTGTTTATTTTAGTAATTGAAGGAGAAAGTATGATTGAAGCCGGTATTTATGACGGAGATTATGTCGTCGTGAAGCAACAACATACTGCGCAAAACGGTGATATTGTTGTTGCGATGACAGAAGAGGACGAAGCTACTGTTAAACGTTTTTATAAAGAAAAGGACTATATTCGACTCCAGCCTGAGAATGCTACTATGGAGCCTATCCTTTTACACGATGTCAGCATTCTCGGAAAAGTCATTGGGTTATACCGTACATTTCATTAA
- a CDS encoding small acid-soluble spore protein P, translating into MTHQKPEGTQPKPLSGSKKVKKQNHSRANKGEGS; encoded by the coding sequence ATGACACATCAGAAACCTGAAGGTACACAACCAAAACCTTTAAGCGGCTCAAAGAAAGTTAAAAAGCAAAATCACTCACGCGCCAATAAAGGTGAAGGATCGTAA
- the tkt gene encoding transketolase, whose product MTTPLETLAVNSIRTLSIDAIEKANSGHPGLPMGAAPMAYSLWANYMNISPKHPDWSNRDRFILSAGHGSMLLYSLLHLAGYDVTMEDIKNFRQFNSKTPGHPEVGHTPGVEATTGPLGQGISNAVGMAMAERHLAAVFNRDGFPVVDHYTYTICSDGDIMEGVSAEAASLAGHLKLGRLIALYDSNDISLDGDLDRAFSENVEDRYKSYGWQVIRVEDGNDLHAIGQAIEQAQKETDKPTLIEVKTVIGYGSPNKSGKSASHGSPLGEEETTLTKKAYDWTFEEDFHVPEEVYEHFNKNIVQKGEEKVAQWEAMFAEYEKAFPELAAQFTDAMNGTLPEGWEKALPVYSTDDKAAATRATSGEAINAIAKTVPQFFGGSADLAGSNKTSVSGEEDFTASNYAGKNIWFGVREHAMGSAMNGMALHGGLKSYGGTFFVFSDYLRPAIRLAALSKLPVTYVFTHDSIAVGEDGPTHEPIEQLPSLRAMPNLTVLRPADGNEVQAAWQIALESKETPTALVLTRQNLPVLEGTVENRYEKVSKGAYVVSPATKETPDALLLATGSEVSLSVEAQKVLLQEGIDVAVISMPSWELFEKQPQSYKDEVIPPQVKTRLALEMANPFGWDKYTGDHGDVIGIDGFGASGPGETVVHEFGFNVDNVVSKVKGLLR is encoded by the coding sequence ATGACTACACCTTTGGAAACACTTGCTGTCAATTCAATTCGTACCCTTTCCATTGATGCAATTGAAAAAGCAAATTCAGGACATCCAGGGCTGCCAATGGGTGCTGCACCAATGGCTTATAGCCTATGGGCAAACTATATGAATATTTCGCCTAAACACCCTGATTGGTCAAATCGGGATCGCTTTATTTTATCTGCAGGGCACGGATCAATGCTTCTCTATAGCCTTCTTCACTTAGCAGGTTATGATGTCACTATGGAAGACATTAAAAACTTTCGTCAATTTAACAGCAAAACACCTGGACATCCTGAAGTAGGCCATACGCCTGGGGTAGAGGCAACAACTGGTCCATTAGGACAAGGAATCTCTAACGCTGTTGGGATGGCTATGGCAGAACGCCATTTAGCTGCAGTATTTAATCGTGATGGTTTCCCGGTCGTTGATCATTATACATATACCATCTGCAGTGATGGAGATATTATGGAGGGTGTCAGTGCAGAAGCGGCATCTTTAGCAGGTCACTTAAAGCTTGGTCGCTTAATTGCATTGTATGACTCAAACGATATCTCTTTAGATGGAGATTTAGACAGAGCCTTTTCTGAAAATGTAGAAGACAGATACAAGTCCTACGGCTGGCAGGTTATCCGCGTTGAAGATGGAAATGACCTTCATGCGATTGGACAGGCAATCGAGCAAGCACAAAAAGAAACTGATAAACCGACACTTATTGAAGTGAAAACCGTCATTGGTTATGGATCACCGAATAAGTCAGGTAAGTCTGCATCTCACGGTTCTCCTTTAGGAGAAGAAGAAACTACGTTGACGAAAAAAGCGTACGATTGGACGTTTGAAGAAGATTTCCACGTACCTGAAGAAGTCTATGAACACTTTAATAAAAATATCGTTCAAAAAGGTGAAGAGAAAGTTGCACAATGGGAAGCCATGTTTGCTGAATACGAAAAAGCTTTCCCTGAACTTGCAGCACAATTTACTGATGCTATGAATGGTACGCTTCCTGAAGGATGGGAAAAAGCGTTACCAGTTTATTCGACAGATGACAAGGCTGCTGCAACAAGAGCAACTTCTGGAGAAGCGATTAATGCCATTGCTAAAACGGTTCCTCAGTTTTTTGGGGGTTCTGCGGATTTAGCTGGCTCAAATAAAACATCAGTCAGTGGCGAAGAAGATTTCACTGCCTCGAACTATGCTGGAAAAAATATTTGGTTTGGTGTACGTGAGCACGCGATGGGTTCTGCGATGAACGGAATGGCATTGCACGGTGGCTTGAAGTCCTACGGAGGGACATTCTTCGTCTTTTCCGATTATCTTCGCCCGGCCATTCGCCTAGCAGCTCTGTCTAAGTTGCCAGTCACTTACGTCTTTACACATGATTCGATTGCGGTTGGCGAAGATGGACCGACACACGAGCCGATTGAGCAGCTTCCTTCATTGCGAGCAATGCCGAATTTAACTGTACTCCGTCCAGCGGATGGAAATGAAGTTCAAGCGGCTTGGCAAATTGCTTTAGAGTCAAAAGAGACCCCGACAGCACTCGTTCTTACCCGCCAAAACCTTCCTGTACTCGAAGGGACTGTGGAAAACCGTTACGAGAAAGTATCCAAAGGTGCCTACGTCGTGTCACCTGCGACGAAAGAAACACCGGATGCCCTTCTGCTTGCTACTGGCTCGGAAGTCAGTCTTTCAGTAGAAGCGCAGAAAGTTTTATTACAAGAGGGTATTGATGTTGCGGTTATCAGCATGCCATCTTGGGAGCTCTTTGAAAAGCAGCCACAAAGCTATAAAGACGAAGTCATCCCACCACAAGTGAAGACACGTCTAGCGCTCGAAATGGCTAACCCGTTTGGTTGGGATAAGTATACAGGCGACCATGGCGATGTTATTGGAATTGACGGCTTTGGTGCCTCTGGACCAGGAGAAACGGTCGTGCATGAGTTTGGCTTCAATGTCGACAATGTTGTCTCCAAAGTGAAAGGCTTGCTTCGTTAA
- the yneA gene encoding cell division suppressor protein YneA: MKTIGISYYFSLAAVIVLCIGLKYMMTPSYATVQVEKGEQISELAERYAHAHQLSKEEFLVWVNEKNALNQEPMQSSQEIIIPVQADKLEEQTYAHFVYDGGANE; encoded by the coding sequence ATGAAAACCATTGGTATATCTTATTACTTTAGTCTAGCAGCCGTCATTGTTCTATGTATTGGTCTAAAATATATGATGACCCCATCCTACGCAACTGTTCAAGTAGAAAAAGGGGAACAAATATCAGAGCTTGCAGAACGATATGCGCATGCTCATCAGCTTTCAAAAGAAGAATTTCTCGTTTGGGTCAATGAGAAAAATGCGTTAAATCAAGAACCGATGCAGTCAAGTCAAGAGATTATTATTCCTGTTCAGGCAGATAAGCTTGAAGAGCAAACGTATGCTCATTTCGTCTACGATGGTGGTGCAAATGAATGA
- the acnA gene encoding aconitate hydratase AcnA, whose product MAQDSFKAKQTFEVNGKTFTYYDLHTLEKQGLGKVENLPFSIRVLLESVLRQEDGRVISKEHVENLAHWGSDKVQAIDVPFKPSRVILQDFTGVPAVVDLASLRKAMADFDGDPNQINPDIPVDLVIDHSVQVDRFGTPEALKYNMEMEFQRNAERYQFLSWAQKAFDNYRAVPPATGIVHQVNLEYLADVVHAKETEDGTVEAYPDTLVGTDSHTTMINGIGVLGWGVGGIEAEAGMLGQPSYFPVPEVVGVKFTGSLPPGTTATDLALKVTQILREKKVVGKFVEFFGPGLSEMPLADRATISNMAPEYGATCGFFPVDAESLEYMRLTGRDEEQIELVEAYCKQNGLFYSADQPDPQFTELVEIDLSTLEPSLSGPKRPQDLIELKNMQTEFHKALTAPAGNQGFGLDKDEINRTATVNFNDGRTEEMKTGALAIAAITSCTNTSNPYVMLGAGLLAKKAVEKGLKVPGYVKTSLAPGSKVVTGYLEKSGLMEPLNALGFNLVGYGCTTCIGNSGPLADEVEKAIQESDLTVASVLSGNRNFEGRIHPLVKANYLASPPLVVAYALAGTVDIDLQNDPIGQTEAGENVYFKDIWPEASEIKAEVQKVVTPELFKKEYERVFDDNERWNAIETTDEPLYQWDEESTYIQNPPFFVNLSKDPEEVKPLQQLRAVGKFGDSVTTDHISPAGAIAKDSPAGKYLQEKGVRPIDFNSYGSRRGNHEVMMRGTFANIRIKNQLAPGTEGGYTTYWPTGEVMSIFDACMKYQENDTGLLVMAGKDYGMGSSRDWAAKGTNLLGIKTVIAESFERIHRSNLVLMGVLPLQFKDGDSAEALGLTGKETFSVDIGENVKPRDFVQVTAVDEDGNEKRFEALVRFDSEVEIDYYRHGGILQMVLRNKMQAN is encoded by the coding sequence ATGGCTCAAGACTCATTTAAAGCCAAACAAACATTTGAAGTAAATGGGAAAACATTCACGTACTATGATTTACACACCTTGGAAAAACAAGGGCTTGGAAAGGTTGAAAACTTGCCTTTTTCGATTCGAGTATTGCTTGAATCGGTGCTCCGTCAAGAGGATGGACGGGTCATTTCAAAAGAGCACGTTGAAAATCTAGCTCATTGGGGCTCTGATAAGGTACAGGCGATCGATGTACCGTTTAAGCCATCTCGTGTCATTTTGCAGGACTTCACAGGTGTTCCCGCGGTTGTTGACTTAGCGTCACTTCGGAAAGCGATGGCTGACTTTGATGGCGATCCAAATCAAATCAATCCGGACATTCCTGTAGACCTTGTCATTGACCACTCTGTACAGGTAGACCGATTCGGTACGCCAGAAGCATTAAAGTACAATATGGAGATGGAATTCCAACGAAACGCAGAACGTTACCAGTTTTTAAGCTGGGCACAGAAAGCGTTTGATAACTATCGTGCAGTTCCACCAGCAACTGGAATCGTTCACCAGGTAAACTTAGAGTATTTGGCGGATGTCGTTCATGCTAAAGAAACAGAAGACGGTACCGTCGAAGCTTACCCAGATACACTTGTTGGAACGGACTCACACACTACGATGATCAATGGCATCGGCGTTCTTGGTTGGGGCGTGGGTGGCATTGAAGCTGAAGCAGGTATGCTTGGGCAGCCATCGTATTTCCCAGTACCAGAAGTGGTTGGCGTGAAATTCACAGGCTCTTTACCACCTGGAACGACGGCGACAGACCTCGCCTTAAAAGTGACGCAAATTTTGCGTGAGAAAAAGGTTGTCGGTAAGTTTGTTGAGTTCTTCGGTCCTGGTTTGTCAGAAATGCCGTTAGCAGACCGCGCAACGATTTCTAATATGGCTCCTGAATATGGCGCGACATGCGGCTTCTTCCCTGTTGATGCAGAATCGCTTGAATATATGCGTTTAACAGGTCGCGATGAAGAACAAATCGAGCTCGTTGAAGCGTATTGTAAACAAAACGGATTGTTCTATTCTGCAGATCAGCCTGATCCACAATTTACCGAGCTTGTCGAAATTGATCTTTCGACATTAGAGCCAAGCTTGTCCGGACCAAAGCGTCCGCAAGACTTGATTGAGCTTAAAAATATGCAAACAGAGTTCCATAAAGCCTTGACTGCACCTGCAGGAAACCAAGGATTTGGGCTTGATAAGGATGAAATTAATCGCACTGCGACTGTTAACTTCAATGACGGTCGGACAGAAGAAATGAAGACAGGTGCACTAGCCATTGCAGCGATTACAAGCTGTACGAACACATCAAACCCATACGTTATGTTAGGTGCGGGTTTGCTTGCGAAAAAAGCTGTTGAAAAAGGTTTGAAAGTACCAGGTTATGTCAAAACATCTCTAGCACCTGGCTCAAAAGTTGTTACTGGCTATCTTGAAAAGAGTGGCCTTATGGAGCCTTTGAATGCGCTTGGCTTTAACTTAGTCGGCTATGGCTGTACGACATGTATCGGAAACTCCGGCCCGCTTGCAGATGAAGTGGAAAAAGCCATTCAAGAATCCGATTTAACGGTTGCATCTGTACTTTCAGGAAACCGTAACTTTGAAGGGCGGATTCATCCACTTGTCAAAGCGAACTACTTAGCTTCACCACCGCTCGTCGTTGCGTATGCGTTGGCAGGTACAGTCGATATCGACCTCCAAAATGATCCAATTGGTCAAACTGAGGCTGGCGAGAATGTGTACTTTAAAGACATTTGGCCAGAAGCGAGCGAGATTAAAGCTGAAGTTCAAAAAGTTGTTACGCCTGAATTGTTTAAGAAAGAGTACGAGCGTGTCTTTGACGATAATGAGCGTTGGAACGCGATTGAAACGACAGATGAGCCGCTTTATCAATGGGATGAAGAGTCAACATACATTCAGAACCCACCTTTCTTTGTAAATCTCTCGAAAGACCCTGAAGAAGTGAAGCCACTGCAGCAGCTGCGTGCTGTCGGTAAATTTGGCGATTCGGTCACAACAGACCACATTTCTCCGGCTGGAGCGATTGCAAAAGATTCACCAGCAGGTAAGTACTTGCAGGAAAAAGGTGTTCGCCCGATTGATTTCAACTCTTACGGATCTCGCCGTGGAAACCATGAAGTCATGATGCGCGGAACATTTGCTAATATCCGTATTAAAAACCAACTTGCTCCAGGCACTGAGGGCGGCTATACAACATACTGGCCGACAGGTGAAGTGATGTCCATTTTTGATGCTTGCATGAAATATCAAGAGAATGACACAGGTCTCCTCGTTATGGCCGGAAAAGACTATGGTATGGGAAGCTCTCGTGACTGGGCTGCTAAAGGAACGAACTTGCTCGGCATTAAAACCGTTATTGCGGAGAGCTTTGAGCGAATTCACCGCAGTAACCTCGTCTTGATGGGTGTCCTTCCTTTGCAGTTTAAAGATGGCGATTCCGCTGAAGCCTTAGGTTTAACTGGTAAAGAAACATTCAGTGTCGATATTGGTGAAAACGTAAAGCCTCGTGATTTTGTACAGGTGACGGCGGTAGATGAAGATGGAAACGAAAAACGCTTCGAAGCACTCGTTCGCTTTGATAGTGAAGTGGAAATCGATTATTACCGTCATGGCGGCATTCTCCAAATGGTCTTGCGTAATAAAATGCAAGCCAACTAA
- a CDS encoding Na(+)/H(+) antiporter subunit B translates to MNGLNDLILQTTTKVTAFLILSFSLYLFIAGHNATGGGFVGGLMTSAALVLLFVSYGYERASEVLPVDFKLFIPAGLLIAVLTGVGSFVFDQPFLSHTYGYIDLPFFGEYEWATALLFDLGVYLTVVGVTMTIILSIAEDDEKN, encoded by the coding sequence TTGAATGGTTTAAACGATTTAATTTTACAGACGACGACAAAGGTGACAGCATTTCTCATTCTATCGTTCTCCCTCTATTTGTTTATAGCTGGACATAATGCGACTGGCGGAGGGTTTGTCGGTGGTTTGATGACCTCTGCGGCGCTCGTACTCCTGTTCGTCAGCTATGGGTACGAGAGGGCGAGTGAAGTACTTCCAGTTGATTTTAAGCTGTTTATTCCAGCTGGCCTATTGATCGCAGTGTTGACAGGGGTCGGATCGTTTGTTTTTGACCAACCATTTTTAAGCCATACGTACGGATATATCGACCTTCCGTTTTTTGGAGAGTATGAATGGGCGACAGCTTTGTTATTTGATCTCGGTGTTTATTTAACGGTGGTTGGTGTGACGATGACCATTATTCTGTCTATTGCTGAAGACGATGAAAAAAATTAG
- a CDS encoding DUF896 domain-containing protein, which translates to MLSQQKLNRINELAQKKKYEGLTKQETDEQQTLRKEYLQVFRQSMTNHLHQVKVVDEEGNDVTPEKLKKSKNQRHSELNEE; encoded by the coding sequence ATGCTCTCTCAACAAAAATTAAATCGCATCAATGAACTAGCACAAAAGAAGAAATACGAAGGCCTTACGAAACAGGAAACAGATGAACAGCAAACACTCCGTAAAGAGTATTTGCAAGTGTTTCGTCAATCAATGACAAATCACCTTCATCAAGTGAAGGTTGTTGACGAGGAAGGCAACGATGTGACGCCGGAGAAACTAAAGAAATCAAAAAATCAGCGTCATTCGGAGTTGAATGAAGAATAA
- the sirA gene encoding sporulation inhibitor of replication protein SirA, whose product MAFYEIYRIQEDVAHEFFGKEFKIYQLLEECSRSVATHRLLLEKQVHYITESFSMDDLVEHLCAFSNHISMDKTHVRRMMFQTNEETGLTTLTIDANVLSMSSEGCFSGEMTFFEALRAYDGYFFASNYSEQQYGWLKPIRVINQLHSRDSIAPSQWI is encoded by the coding sequence ATGGCATTCTATGAAATTTACCGAATCCAGGAAGATGTGGCTCACGAGTTTTTCGGGAAAGAATTCAAAATCTATCAGCTGTTAGAAGAGTGCTCTCGTAGTGTAGCTACGCATCGTTTGCTTCTAGAAAAGCAAGTCCATTATATTACTGAATCTTTTTCTATGGATGACTTAGTTGAGCATTTGTGTGCGTTCTCCAATCATATATCTATGGACAAGACACACGTTCGTCGCATGATGTTTCAGACGAACGAAGAGACCGGATTAACTACATTAACGATCGATGCGAATGTATTGTCTATGAGTTCTGAAGGGTGTTTCTCTGGGGAAATGACTTTTTTTGAAGCGTTACGGGCGTATGATGGATACTTTTTTGCTAGTAATTATAGTGAACAGCAGTATGGATGGTTAAAGCCTATACGCGTAATAAATCAACTCCATTCAAGAGATAGTATTGCGCCTTCACAATGGATTTAG
- a CDS encoding DUF2621 domain-containing protein — protein MTGWFAWFIVGWGVFLVVMMFIGGFFMFRKFLKRLPRDDGKSILDWQDYYIQQTRQLWSDQQKMLLEELVKPVPELFRDVAREKIAGKIGQIALERKNTKMTEDVIIEGYILATPKRDHKYLRKTLKKNNIDVTPYEELFHLKSQEKNDLSS, from the coding sequence ATGACCGGATGGTTTGCTTGGTTTATCGTCGGTTGGGGTGTGTTTTTGGTTGTTATGATGTTTATCGGTGGCTTCTTTATGTTCCGCAAATTTTTAAAACGGCTCCCTCGAGATGATGGAAAGTCCATATTAGACTGGCAAGATTATTACATCCAACAAACGAGACAGCTTTGGAGCGATCAGCAAAAAATGTTGCTTGAAGAGCTTGTTAAGCCCGTACCTGAATTATTTAGAGATGTTGCTCGTGAAAAAATTGCGGGTAAGATCGGTCAAATTGCGCTCGAGCGCAAAAACACAAAAATGACCGAAGATGTGATTATTGAAGGATATATACTTGCCACACCGAAACGAGATCATAAGTACTTAAGAAAAACATTAAAAAAGAATAATATAGATGTGACACCTTATGAAGAGCTTTTTCATCTAAAGAGCCAAGAGAAAAACGACCTAAGCAGTTAA
- a CDS encoding YneF family protein, protein MWWIYVLVGLGALLAGVALGFFIARKYMMNYLKKNPPINEQMLRVLLMQMGQKPSQKKINQMMKAMNNQQIK, encoded by the coding sequence ATGTGGTGGATCTATGTTCTTGTGGGTCTAGGCGCACTTCTGGCAGGAGTCGCTCTCGGATTTTTTATTGCCCGCAAATACATGATGAATTATTTGAAAAAAAACCCGCCCATTAATGAACAAATGTTGCGGGTGCTTCTAATGCAAATGGGACAAAAACCTTCCCAGAAGAAGATTAACCAAATGATGAAAGCAATGAATAACCAGCAGATAAAATAG
- a CDS encoding CcdC family protein gives MIVYAILWQDSEKEGMVLEAVFATAVAAAMAIVAMMIRIKAAEKPASVKKIILPPLFMSSGFLMFTHPMFHLSIYQALEAFLVGLLFSIILIKTSGFEVRGEHVFLRRSRAFPFILLGLLAFRILLKAVLGHYIEWEALSGMFFILAFGMLLPWRLAMLIQFKKVEKQLDTPTSIT, from the coding sequence GTGATCGTCTATGCTATACTATGGCAAGACTCAGAGAAAGAAGGGATGGTTTTGGAAGCGGTTTTTGCCACAGCTGTAGCAGCAGCGATGGCGATTGTTGCCATGATGATTCGAATCAAGGCCGCTGAAAAGCCGGCCAGTGTCAAAAAAATTATCCTTCCGCCTTTGTTTATGAGTAGCGGATTTTTGATGTTTACACACCCGATGTTTCATCTATCGATATATCAAGCATTGGAAGCCTTTTTAGTCGGTCTTCTTTTTTCGATTATATTAATCAAAACGTCTGGCTTTGAAGTACGCGGTGAGCATGTCTTCTTAAGACGATCTCGTGCTTTCCCGTTTATATTGCTTGGTTTGCTCGCGTTTCGCATTTTGCTAAAGGCCGTTTTAGGCCATTACATCGAGTGGGAAGCATTGAGTGGAATGTTTTTTATCTTAGCATTCGGAATGTTGCTACCTTGGCGTTTGGCGATGTTAATTCAATTCAAAAAAGTAGAGAAGCAGCTAGACACACCGACATCGATTACATAA